A window of Longimicrobium sp. contains these coding sequences:
- the speA gene encoding biosynthetic arginine decarboxylase, giving the protein MARRPSPEAEIDKKWSIEDSRELYNVEGWGIGYFDINDKGHVSVHPTKDPARGLDLYELATDLEAQGVGLPLLLRFSDILRTRIENLGERFATAIRDFDYQGGYTTVYPIKVNQQRHVVEEIVAFGERHGVGLEVGSKPELQAVLALTERTDHLIVCNGYKDEEFMRLALMGQKLGHRVVIVIEKPGEVDVLLRVAADMGVVPMAGVRIKLSATGSGRWSESAGERSKFGLNASQLMRVLDKLREAGKLDALKLIHFHLGSQIQDIRNIKLGMTEVARYYVELRQIGVNVEYVDVGGGLGVDYDGSRSATSASVNYSMQEYANDIVYALAEACRENEVPMPHVISESGRALTAHHALLLINVIDLETQSPEALDEVSEEDHLLVQELAGVLRELDGRSMREVYHDASFIKEQLQNHFNSGTLTLRERAIGERYWLAIMNRVAQLAARDPEEYEDILPELHGMLIDRYFCNFSLFQSLPDSLAIDQLFPIMPVHRLNEEPTRRGTLQDVTCDSDGKIDQFVGWRKSKPSLELHAFDHGEPYVLGIFLTGAYQEILGDLHNLFGDTNAVHIKLTDSGYEIGDLVHGDTITEVLNYVQFNTQDLIGTFRRKIANAKGLTRAEANAFIADYIAGLAGYTYLEGEA; this is encoded by the coding sequence ATGGCCAGGCGCCCGAGCCCGGAGGCAGAGATCGACAAGAAGTGGAGCATCGAAGATTCCCGCGAGCTGTACAACGTGGAAGGCTGGGGAATCGGCTACTTCGACATCAACGACAAGGGGCACGTTTCCGTGCACCCCACCAAGGACCCGGCCCGCGGCCTGGACCTGTACGAGCTGGCCACCGACCTGGAAGCCCAGGGTGTGGGGCTGCCGCTGCTGCTGCGCTTCAGCGACATCCTGCGCACGCGCATCGAGAACCTGGGCGAGCGCTTCGCCACGGCCATCCGCGACTTCGACTATCAGGGCGGCTACACCACGGTCTACCCCATCAAGGTCAACCAGCAGCGCCACGTGGTCGAGGAGATCGTGGCGTTCGGCGAGCGCCACGGGGTGGGGCTGGAGGTGGGGAGCAAGCCGGAGCTGCAGGCGGTGCTGGCGCTCACGGAACGCACGGACCACCTGATCGTCTGCAACGGCTACAAGGACGAAGAGTTCATGCGGCTGGCGCTGATGGGCCAGAAGCTGGGCCACCGCGTGGTGATCGTCATCGAAAAGCCGGGCGAGGTCGACGTGCTCCTGCGCGTGGCCGCCGACATGGGGGTGGTGCCCATGGCCGGCGTGCGCATCAAGCTCTCCGCGACGGGATCGGGGCGCTGGAGCGAGTCTGCCGGCGAGCGCAGCAAGTTCGGGCTGAACGCCTCGCAGCTGATGCGCGTGCTCGACAAGCTGCGCGAAGCGGGCAAGCTGGACGCGCTCAAGCTCATCCACTTCCACCTGGGTTCGCAGATCCAGGACATCCGCAACATCAAGCTGGGGATGACGGAGGTGGCGCGGTACTACGTGGAGCTGCGCCAGATCGGGGTGAACGTGGAGTACGTAGACGTGGGCGGCGGGCTGGGCGTGGACTACGACGGCTCACGTTCCGCCACCTCGGCCAGCGTGAACTACTCCATGCAGGAGTACGCCAACGACATCGTCTACGCGCTGGCGGAGGCGTGCCGCGAGAACGAGGTGCCCATGCCCCACGTGATCTCGGAAAGCGGCCGCGCGCTCACGGCACACCACGCGCTGCTGCTGATCAACGTCATCGACCTGGAAACGCAGAGCCCCGAGGCGCTGGACGAGGTCTCGGAAGAGGACCACCTGCTGGTGCAGGAGCTGGCGGGAGTGCTGCGCGAGCTGGACGGCCGCAGCATGAGAGAGGTGTACCACGACGCCTCGTTCATCAAGGAGCAGCTGCAGAACCACTTCAACTCGGGCACGCTCACCCTGCGCGAGCGGGCCATCGGCGAGCGGTACTGGCTGGCCATCATGAACCGCGTGGCGCAGCTGGCGGCCAGGGACCCGGAAGAGTACGAGGACATCCTTCCCGAGCTTCACGGGATGCTCATCGACCGCTACTTCTGCAACTTCTCGCTCTTCCAGTCGCTGCCGGACTCGTTGGCCATCGACCAGCTGTTCCCCATCATGCCCGTGCACCGGCTGAACGAGGAGCCCACGCGCCGGGGAACGCTGCAGGACGTGACGTGCGACTCCGACGGCAAGATCGACCAGTTCGTGGGATGGCGGAAGAGCAAGCCCAGCCTGGAGCTTCACGCGTTCGACCACGGCGAGCCGTACGTGCTGGGGATCTTTCTGACCGGCGCGTACCAGGAGATCCTGGGCGACCTTCACAACCTGTTCGGCGACACCAACGCCGTGCACATCAAGCTGACGGATTCCGGGTACGAGATCGGCGACCTGGTGCACGGCGACACCATCACCGAGGTGCTGAACTACGTGCAGTTCAACACGCAGGACCTGATCGGCACCTTCCGCCGCAAGATCGCCAACGCAAAGGGCCTCACCCGGGCCGAGGCGAACGCCTTCATTGCGGACTACATCGCGGGCCTCGCCGGGTACACGTATCTGGAAGGCGAGGCGTAA